The Pirellulales bacterium region CATGCCGGGATCCTCGGCCATCATCGCCGGCACGACCGGACTTTGGCTTAAGTCGTGCATGGCGACGCCTCCAGCCACGGTTGGGTGTCGAGAGCCTCGCGCACGGCGCGCAGCAGCGTGTCGGGGTCGAACGGCTTTTGAACCATGCGCAAGCCTTCATCCACAAGTAAGTTCACCTGGCCCATTGGCCGTCTTTCCGCACGAAATCGATATCGAGATTTCGACACGGCTCGCCCTGGCGAACTGCCACCCGAATCTGGCCGAATCGATCGATCAGTTCTGGCGGAAACAGCAGCGAGACGTTGTGCCCCAAGACTTCTTCAGCCGAGTAGCCATACATTCTTTTGGCGGCCCGGTTCCAACTGGTAATCGCGCCATCCAGCGTCTCGCCGATGATGGCGTCGTCCGAAAACTTGACGATGGCCGCCAGCTCGGCGCGGGCCTCCAGCGCCGTTTCACGCTCGTCCGTTGAACACAAACCGCCCAGCGATATTCAAATATGGCTTGGTCATCCCTGCCACGGCTGACACCTCGCGTAGAGATTGGACATTTGTGCAAACGCCGAGGCGGGAAGGTCCACCTGTGCGGGCAATACCCCCCCGGCCTGGAACTCTGGTCCTATTGGCCACCACGCGCTGCGGCCAACAGTCCGGCGGGGCTCGGCGCGGCATAACGGTGCTGACTGGCGCGACCGCCGCAATCATTCCCGACGCGCGGCGGGTCCGGCATTCTCTTTTTGGCAAGAATGGCACCGCCTCGACGCGCTTGTTCTACATTTGAAGGGGGGGATCGCGACGCGCGGTGGCGGGCCCCTTTGGCCGGCCAACGCCGCTCGGCCTGGCTTCAAATACGCAGTGCGGCGCTGCACCTCGAGTCTGGAGATCGTGCTGGTGGACCACCGACCTGTCGTGTACGTCGTCGACGACGATCCTGTGCTGCGCGAGATCGCTTGTCGCACGGTCGAATCTTTGGCCCTCGACGTTGAGTGCTTTACTTCGGGCCGACAGTTCCTCGACAAGTTCGACCCTTCGCGTGTGAGCTGTCTGCTGACCGATCTGAGGATGCCCGATTTGACAGGCCAGCAACTCTTGGAGGTCCTGGCGGCACGTCGCTCCACGATTCCGGCAATCATGATCAGCGGCCATGGCGATATTGCGTCGGCGGTGCGCGCCATGGCGGTCGGCGCGATCGCGTTCCTGGAAAAACCCTGCGGTTTGGATACCCTGCGTCATACCATCCGCCGGG contains the following coding sequences:
- a CDS encoding PAS domain S-box protein; protein product: MCSTDERETALEARAELAAIVKFSDDAIIGETLDGAITSWNRAAKRMYGYSAEEVLGHNVSLLFPPELIDRFGQIRVAVRQGEPCRNLDIDFVRKDGQWAR
- a CDS encoding response regulator, whose protein sequence is MDHRPVVYVVDDDPVLREIACRTVESLALDVECFTSGRQFLDKFDPSRVSCLLTDLRMPDLTGQQLLEVLAARRSTIPAIMISGHGDIASAVRAMAVGAIAFLEKPCGLDTLRHTIRRAIELARKRHQAGASETAHRNRLAELTDEERATMQMIASGLPDKAIAAEQDVSLRTVQYRRASLFEKLQVKTRAELIRLVALDAHATGSEAVALQPTETAAE